The region CTGAAGGCCATGCGGGTGTCTGACCCGGTCAAGGGCCCGGTCGAGATCGATGACATCCGCCACCTCTTGCGGGCAGCCAACGTCGCATCGGTGGATGACGCGGTGGCCGTGCTGGGGCGATACTTCCCGCGCAGCGCCGCCGATGCCGACAAGCAGCGATTTTTGCTGCGCCATATTTGGCCGTCGTTGACGGCAGATGAGGAGACCGATGCCGCCCGCTACCCTGTCGCAGGCGATTGAGCGCATCGCTGCCGGCGAGGCGCGCGACCTCGTGTTCGCCGGCTTCCTGGATGCGCTCTACGGCGCGGCATCGGACGATGCCCGCCTGGCGATGATCGTGGACGAGCCGCCGATGACAGGCGACGAACGGCTCAATGCCCTGGCGGCGGCGATCGCCGAATACCTGGCCCGCCAGCTTTGCCTGGCCACCGTCCCTGCCTGGATCGCCCACCCTTCGCGCCGTCTCGTCGAGCCCTGGTTCACGACCACCGTCGACAGCCCGGGCATGAAGAATTATCTCGCCTGGGCCAGCCCGGCCGAGTTCCGCAACCACAACATCTTCACCGAGGAGCAGCCGTTGCGCCGCGCGCGCAGGGTCAGCGCTGTTCGAGCACCTTGAAGACGCCCGAACCGGTGGCCACGGTGCGCTCGCCGACCCAGATGCGGCCCTGGACGGTGTAGAACGAGCCGTCGATGCCCGTCACTTTGCCGGTCCCTTCGACCCATTCGCCGAGGCTGGCGCCGGCGATGAAATCGACCAGCAGGCGCACGGTGATCCAGTTGCGCCGGTTGCCGTGGGAGATGACATGGCCGAAGGTCATGTCGGCAAAGCCCATCAGCATGCCGCCGTGGCAGTTCTTCAGCATGTTGGTCTGGTGCTCGCCCACCTTGAACGCCCGCACGAAGCCGCCGTCGGGCGTATCGCGTTCGTACAGAGGCCCCACCGTGGCGCCGTAGCCGCTGCGCCATTTCAGGCGGCGGAAGCCTTCGGGGATGTCGGCGTCGGCTAGGGAATCACTGCTCATGAGATTGCTCATGCCTATGCTCATGCCCCTTCGGGCGAGTTCATCCCGTTTCAAATCGGGCGATATGTTGACGTCTTAAGCATGTCCCGAAAACGTGTCGAAAAAATCCACTTTCTTCGACATATGGGTCGGTAACCCTTTGATATCTTTAAGTGCCATTTTTTTGCCACTCTAGATTCGTCATCCCGGCCCTGAGCCGGGATCTCTCCACCAGGGTTCTCGGTGCATGATTGTCACAAGATCCCGGCTCTGCGCTGCGCTTCGGCCGGGATGACGCAAGAAGGGGAGTGTTATCCGGGCGGTACCCCCGCCGCCGCCAACGCCGCCGCCTGGGCCGGGCCGATGCGGTCGACCGAGAAGTCGGCCAGGGCGTCGTTGAACAGGCGGTACCAGTTCTGCTGGGCGTCGAGATGCAGGAAGACGGCGCCCAGGCCGATCGCGGCGCGGTCCATGAAGACGAATTCGCGCGGCGGGCGGATCGGGCCCAGGGCCTTCAGGCGGCCGTGGACCAGCGCCATTTCCTTGCGGCCGTATTTGGCCGGGCTGATGCCGTCGGCGATCGAGCGCACCCGGTCGTCGAGCAGCGGGCCATAGATGAAGCGCGCCCAGATGTTGAGCGTGTCGATCAGTTCCTGGCTGAGGTTCTTGAAGCCCCAGGTCTCGTAGGCATGGACCGCGCGGGCCTCATCGCCCGTCTCCAGCGCCCGGTACAGGTCGACCACGCCGGCGACGAAGCGCGGCGGGAAGATGCGCACGCAGCCGTAGTCGAGCAGGTTGATGCCCTCGCCGCCGGCCCGCACCGTGTAATTGCCCAGGTGCGGGTCGCCATGGATCACGGCGATGCGGGTGAAAGGCAGCCACCAGGCCCGGAACAGGGTGGCGCCCAGATGGTTGCGGACCTCGGGCGCCGCACTCTTCCAGTCCAGGATCGGGGTGCCGTCCAACCAGGTCATGGTCAGCAGGCGCCGGCTGGACAGGTCCATCACCGGCTGCGGCACGCGGATCCCGGCCTGGTCGCCCAGCACCGTGTGGTAGAGGCGCATGTGCGCCGCCTCGCGGCCGTAGTCGAGTTCCTCGCGCAGGCGGGCGGCGACCTCGTCATAGATCTCGCTGGTGTCGATCACCCCGTCCATGCGCTTGTGCAGGGAGAGCAGCAGCTTCAACTGCTTGAGATCCGCCTCGATCGCCGAGAGCATGTCGGGATATTGCAGCTTGACCGCCAGGGCCGCGCCGTCGTGGCCCGTCGCCCGGTGGACCTGGCCCAGCGAGGCGGCACCCACCGCCTCGTGGCCGAATTCGGCGAAGCGGCCGAGCCAGTCGGGGCCCAGTTCGGCGCTCATGCGCCGGCGCACGAAGGGCCAGCCCATGGGCGGGGCGTTGGCTTGCAACGTCGCCAGTTCCTTGGCAAATTCCTCGGGCACCGCTTCGGGAATGGTCGCCAGCATCTGGGCGACCTTCATCAAGGGCCCCTTGAGGCCGCCCAGGATGCGGCGCATCTCGCCCGCCATCTGGGCATTGTCGACGGCGCCGCCGATCAGCCGCCGGCCGGCCTCGCGCAGGGCGACGCCGCCGACGGCGCCCGAGACCTGCGCGTAACGCCGGACGCGGCGGCCAAGTCGATTGCCTTCCGCGTCCGGCTCGTCACTCATCAGATTACATCGCCTCGAGCTGGTCGATGAAGCCCGAGACCACGCCCAGGCCCTTGGACCAGAAGGTCGGGTCCGAGGCGTCGAGGTTGAACGGCGCCAGCAGCTCCTTGTGGCGCAGGGTGCCGCCGGCCTTCAGCATGTCGAAATACTTCTGCTGGAAGCCCGCCTCGGCGCCCTGGTAGACGGCGTAGAGCGAGTTTACCAGGCAGTCGCCGAAGGCATAGGCGTAAACGTAGAAGGGTGAATGGATGAAGTGCGGGATGTAGCACCAATAGGTCTCGTACCCCGGTCCCAGGCGGATCGCCGGCCCTAAACTCTCGCGCTGGATGTCCAGCCAGATTTCGCCAATGCGCTCGGCCGTCAGCTCGCTCTGGCGGCGCTCGTCATGGACGCGGCGCTCGAACTCGTAGAAGGCGGTCTGGCGCACCACCGTGTTGATCATGTCCTCGACCTTGGAGGCGAGGAGGACCTTGCGGCGCTTGGGGTCAACCTCCTTGCGCAGCAGGGCCTGGAAGGTGAGCATCTCGCCGAACACGCTGGCGGTCTCGGCCAGGGTCAGCGGGGTATCCGCCATCAGGGCACCCTGGCCCGCAGCCAGCACCTGGTGCACGCCGTGGCCCAGCTCGTGGGCCAGCGTCATCACATCCCGGGTCTTGCCCTGGTAGTTCAGCAGCAGATAGGGATGGGCCGAGGGCACGGTCGGATGGGCGAAGGCGCCCGGCGACTTGCCCGGGCGCACCGGCGCATCGATCCAGGCCTGGTCGAAGAAGCGCTTGCCGATGGCGGCGAGTTCCGGCGAGAAGTCGCCATAGGCGCCCAGCACGGTTTCCCGCGCCTCGTCCCAGGAAATCGCCCGGTCGCCGTCGTCGGGCAGCGGCGCGTTGCGGTCCCAGAAATCCAGCGCCTCGACGCCGAACCACTTGGCCTTCAGGGCGTAATAGCGATGGCTGAGCTTAGGGTAGGCTGCACGCACGGCCGTGACCAGGGCATCGACCACCGGCGCCTCGACCGCGTTCGAGAGATGGCGCGACGACGCGGGGGTCGGGTACTTGCGCCAGCGATCCTCAATCTCCTTGTCCTTGGCCAGCGTGTTGGTGATCAGGGCGAACAGGCGGATGTTCCTGGCGAAGACGTCGGACAGGGCGGCGGCGGCCTTGGCCCTGACCGCGCTCTGGCGGTCTGACAGCAGGTGCAGAGCCTCGGCGCTGGTCACCTCCTTGCCGTCGATGGTGAAGCGCAGGCCGGCAAAGGTCTCATCGAACAGGCGCGTCCAGGCGGCGCGGCCGGCGACATATTTCTCGTGCAGCAGCTTCTCGATCTCGTCAGGCAACTGGTGCGGGCGGAAGGCGCGCAGGTCGCGCAGCCACGGCCGGTAATGGGCAAAGCGCGGCGACTGCGCCAGCTTGGCTTCCAGCACGGCGTCTTCCAGCTTGTTCAGCTCCAGCGTGAAGAACAGCATGATGCTGGAAATATCGGTCAGCCGCTCGGTCGCGGTCTGGTTGAACTGCGAGATCTTGGGGTCGGCCATGTCGGCCGAATAGACCAGGCCTGAGTAGGAGCCGATGCGCCCCAGCAGGTCCTGGATCCTCTCGTAGCTCTCCAGCGCCTCGCCCAGCGCCTCGCCCGGCAGCGCCTCGAGCTTGCCCTCATAGGCCGCGGCAAAGGCCTTGGCTTGCGCGGTGGCGGTCTCGAAGGCGGCGGCCAGTTCGGGCGAATCGGGGCCGGGGTAGAGGTCGCTCAGGTCCCATTCGGGCAGGCGCCCCAGTTCGTCACTGCGCTTGGCTTCGCTCATCGAGACCTTCCTTGGAAACTCATGTCTGCGATCATATGGGGCGACGGCGGTCCGCCGCCAATCGATATCCTGGCGAGGCCGAAAGGCTGTTTCGGGCCTTTTGCCTTGTGCCCGAACCGCCCCCGCTTCGCAACCATCGGCCGCGGCGGGTTTTTTGACCTGACGCAATGACACGGGAACCCGCCCGGGCGCAGATGGCAGTCGGACTTGCAGGCGGTTGCCCGCCGTCCCATGCCGAGGGAGGCCACAATGATCGATGAACCAAACACCGAGTTCACGCCGCCGTTCGATGCCTTTGAGGCCTCGCAACAGATCATCGAGTTCTGGCGTCAAGCGACCAATCTTCCGCTGACCATCGCCATCGAGGGCCTGCGCTTCAGCGCCAGGCGCCTGCGCGCCCAGGCCGATCATTTGGCCCTGCTGGCGGGCAGCGGGGATGCCACCGCCGTCTTGAAGGAACAGACGGCCTTCGTTGAGCAGACCCTGGCGGACTACCGCGACGAGGCGACGGTCGTTGCCAAGGAAATCGGCGACCCGATCGCGACGCTCGAAGAAGCGGCCTGACAGGCCCGCGCCGTCCACCGGACGACGCCCGCCCGAAGGGACGTCGTCCGCCGGCGACTACTCCTCGCCGCCGCCGCCGGCCATCATGCCCAGCGCCTCGAGATAAAGCTCGAGAATCGCGTCCATTTCCTGGCGCTCGGCCTTGTCGATCTTGCGCAGCTTGATCACCTGGCGCAGCACCTTGGTGTCGAAGCCATTGCCCTTGGCCTCGGCATAGACTTCGCGGATATCGGCGGTCAGGGCCGCCTTTTCTTCTTCCAGACGCTCGATACGCGCAACGAACTGACGGAGCTGTTCGCCGGCGATGCCGACCACTTCGGCCATGATCCGACCCTTTACTGAGATTGAATGCGGGGGCGGACGTTAGCCGGGCACGGCAGCGCTGGCAATCGCATCGGCGAATAAGAAATCAGGCCTTGGGCGCGGCCGCGAATTTGGCCAGTTGGTCGGGGTTGGCCTCCTTCTGGTGCAGCGCCTTCCAGTCGTCATAGGGCATGCCGTAGACCTGCTCGCGCGCACCGTCCTTGGTCAGGGGCACGCCCTGGGCATCCGCCGCGTCCTTCAGCCAGTTGGACAGGCAGTTGCGGCAAAAGCCCGCCAGATTCATCAGATCGATGTTTTGCACGTCATGGCGCTCGCGCAAGTGGTCCAGCAGCCGGCGAAAGGCGGCTGATTCGAGCTTTGTTCTGGTTTCCTCGTCCATTTTTGGTCTCCCTTGCCGGCCGATGCTCAAGGTTGATTAACGCTTCTGGCCGCAGAATGCAGGCGTTAATCCACGAGGAACAGGCATGACCAGAACGGTCGACCCTGTCCAGCCGCCGCCCGCCGAGGCGACGCGCCGTGACCGGGCAGTGGCGAGAGCACAGGAAGGCGAGGACAATGTGCCCGGGCGCCTGCGGGCGCTGCTGTGGCCGATGGCCGGCTTCCTGATGGCCTTCGCCCTGCTGATCGTCGACCTGTTCTTCGATCTCCAGATGGCCCTGGCGTTTGGCCTGGCCGCGGCCGCCGTGATCGTCCTCGGGGCCCTGTCCGTCCATCACCATATGGGCGAAATCGAACGGCGGCGCCAGGCCCTGACCCGCGCCGGCGCCCAGGCCAACGAGGCCAACCGCGCCAAATCCCAGTTTCTGGCGGTCATGAGCCACGAGTTGCGCACCCCGATGACGGGGATGATCGGTACGCTCGACCTGCTGCGGGAAACCTCGCTCACCCCGGCGCAACGGCGCCTGACCGAAACCCTGGCCGGGTCCTCGACCGCCCTGCTCACCGTCCTCAACGACATCCTCGACTTCTCCAAGATCGAAGCCGGGATGCTGCAGATCGAGACGCTCGATTTCCGCCTGTGCGACAGCCTCGGCGCCACCCTCAACCTGTTCCGCGCCCAGGCGGAGCGCAAAGGGATCCGGCTTGTCGGCGAAATCGCGACCGACGTGCCGCCGGTCATCAGGAGCGATCCCACCCGCCTGCGCCAGATCCTCACCAACCTGATCGGCAACGCGGTGAAGTTCACCGATTCGGGCCAGGTGGATGTGCGCGTCGTCAAAACCGGGGAATCGCCCCTGCGCCTGCGCTTCGAAATCCAGGACACCGGCGTCGGGATCTCCAGCGAGAAGCAGGCTGCCCTGTTCCAGCCCTTCGTCCAGGCCGACGCCCATACCTCGCGCCGCTTCGGCGGCACCGGCCTCGGCCTTGCCATCTGCTCGCGCCTCGCCGCGGCCATGGGCGGGCGCATCGGCCTGACCAGCGCCATCGGCCTGGGCAGTTGTTTCTGGTTCACGATCACGACGGAACCCGGCCTGGAGGCGGCGGTCGACTCTTCCCTGGCCGAGGAGGCCGATCCCGAGCGCGCCACGCCGCCGCCGGCGCAAGCCCGGCCCGCGGGCGGCCGCCTGCTGGTGGCCGAGGATAACGACGTGAACCGTTTCCTGATCGAGGAGCATCTGCGCCGGCGAGGCTATGACGTCACCATGGTCGAACACGGCTGGGCCGCGGTCGAAGCCCACCGGGCACAGGCGTTCGACATCGTCCTGCTCGACATGCGCATGCCGGTGATGGACGGCCCGACTGCGACCAAGCGCATCCGCGCCCTGCCGCCACCCGCCTGCAACGTCCCGATCATCGCCTTGACCGCCGATGCCATGCGCGACGACGCCCAGCGCTACCTACGGTCGGGAATCGATGCCCTGCACACCAAGCCGATCGACTGGGACAGCCTGGACCTCACCATCCGCCGCTTCCTCGAAGACGGCGGCAGCCGGCCGAAGGCGCCGGTCCTGCCGCCGCGCCCGCCCGGCCAGGCCGTCGACTCGCAAGTGGACACCCAGACGATTGCGCGCCTGCGCCAGGTGATGGGCGACGGTGGCATGGTCGATCTTATCGCCGCGTTCCGCGCCACCCTGGCCAACGAGGGCGCAAAACTGCATGCCGCCGCCGCCGGCCAGGCGGCCCGGGAAGTGCGCGAGGCCGCCCATGCGATCCAGGGCATGGCGGCGGAGCTGGGCGCCCGGGGCGTCGCCGACATCGCGCGCACCATCCGCATCGACGGGGCCGGGGCCCTCAACGGCGCGGCGCTTGCCGAGCGGCTGGAGTCCTATGACGCTATGGTGGCGGCAACCCTGCGCCGCCTCGACCTTCTGGCCGAGGAACACGGCACCGCCAGCGTTCAGATGAAAGCGTAGTCGCTGGCGTGAACGGCGGCGGCGTTGGCCAGGATAATCGTATTGTGGATCGTGCCGTCGGCCGAGTTGATCTGCCAGTGGGTGGCATCGACCTGGACGAACGTGGCCCCTGCCGCCGCCGTACCATAGCCGCTGAAGTTGAAGCGATCGCCTGCCGATGCGCCGTTGCCGGTAAAATCGCCCACCGTATCGCCCTGGGCCTGCCCCGCGGCAAAGACAAAGATGTCGTTGCCGCCGCCGCCCGTCAGGCTATCCACCCCAGCGCCGCCATTCAGCGTGTCGCCGCCGCCCAGGCCGCTCAGCGTGTCGTTGCCGCCCAGCCCCGATAAGACGTTGGCCCCGCCGCCGCCGATTATGGTGTTGGCCGAGGCATTGCCGGTGCCGGCAACCGCGACGCTGGTAGTGATCACCAGATTCTCGAAACCGTTGGCCAGGGTGAAGGCGACGGCGCTGCGCACCGTATCGATGCCGCCGCCGCCCGCCTCGCTGACCGTGTCGCCTGCCGCATCCACAATATAGGTATCGTCACCGGTACCGCCGCGCAGATCGTCGTTGCCGGCGCCACCGTCCAGACTGTCGTTGCCGGCCCCACCCAGCAGGGTGTCGTCGTCGGCATTGCCGCTCAGCGTGTCGTTGTTGTCGCCGCCATCCAATGTATCGCCGCCGTTTCCGCCGCCGATCGTGTCATTGCCGGCCATGCCGTAGAGGCGGTTGATCGCATTGTTGCCGGTCATGGCGTTGTCGAGGCCGTTGCCCGTGCCTGTGGTGGTGGCGCTGCCCAGTTGCTGCAGATTCTCGACCCCGGCCGACAGGGTGTGGGTGGCGCTCGTCTGCACCAAGTCGGTGCCGCTGCCGCCGGCCTCGTCGACCACGTCGCTCAGGTGGTCGACCATGTAGGTATCGTTGCCGGTTCCACCGCGCATCACGTCGGCGCCGCGCCCGCCCAGCAGTGTGTCGTCGCCGCCATTGCCGGTCAGCGTGTCGTTGCGCGAGGCGCCGGTCAGCGTGTCGTTGCCACCGCCGCCGGCAATCGCATTGGCCGCCGTGTTGCCGGTGCCGACGAAATCGCCACCGCCGAGATAGCCGAGGTTCTCGAAGTTACTGCCCAGGGTGAAACTGCCCAGAACGGTGAGAACCGTATCCGTGCCGGCCCGGCCAGCCTCCACGGTCACGTCGCCGGCAGCATTGACGACGAAGGTGTCATCGCCCTTGCCGCCCTCCAGCCGGTCGTCGCCCAGGCCGCCGTCCAGCGTGTCGTTGCCGTCGAGCCCCTTCAGCGTATTGGCCCCGTCATTGCCCGTCAGGCTGTCGCCGAAGGCGGAGCCGACCAGGAATTCGACGTTGCTAACATTGGCGATCGCCGTGATGCCCAGAAGCACATTGCCCGTCGCCAGATTTGCGGTCACGCCGGTCGAGGCGTCGGTGTAGTCGAGCGTGTCCGTGCCGTCGCCGCCGTCGACCGTGTTGAGCCCGGTGGTGCCTTCCGTGGCGCCGCCGCCTGTCGACAGCAGGTCGTCGCCATCGCCGCCGTTGATCGTATCGGCTCCGGCACCGCCGGCGATCGTGTCATTCTCGGCCCCGCCGCTCAAAACATTGGCGCCGTCATTGCCGATGACGATGTTGGCAAGGTCGTTG is a window of Oleomonas cavernae DNA encoding:
- a CDS encoding PaaI family thioesterase, which gives rise to MSSDSLADADIPEGFRRLKWRSGYGATVGPLYERDTPDGGFVRAFKVGEHQTNMLKNCHGGMLMGFADMTFGHVISHGNRRNWITVRLLVDFIAGASLGEWVEGTGKVTGIDGSFYTVQGRIWVGERTVATGSGVFKVLEQR
- a CDS encoding ABC1 kinase family protein, with protein sequence MSDEPDAEGNRLGRRVRRYAQVSGAVGGVALREAGRRLIGGAVDNAQMAGEMRRILGGLKGPLMKVAQMLATIPEAVPEEFAKELATLQANAPPMGWPFVRRRMSAELGPDWLGRFAEFGHEAVGAASLGQVHRATGHDGAALAVKLQYPDMLSAIEADLKQLKLLLSLHKRMDGVIDTSEIYDEVAARLREELDYGREAAHMRLYHTVLGDQAGIRVPQPVMDLSSRRLLTMTWLDGTPILDWKSAAPEVRNHLGATLFRAWWLPFTRIAVIHGDPHLGNYTVRAGGEGINLLDYGCVRIFPPRFVAGVVDLYRALETGDEARAVHAYETWGFKNLSQELIDTLNIWARFIYGPLLDDRVRSIADGISPAKYGRKEMALVHGRLKALGPIRPPREFVFMDRAAIGLGAVFLHLDAQQNWYRLFNDALADFSVDRIGPAQAAALAAAGVPPG
- a CDS encoding M3 family oligoendopeptidase gives rise to the protein MSEAKRSDELGRLPEWDLSDLYPGPDSPELAAAFETATAQAKAFAAAYEGKLEALPGEALGEALESYERIQDLLGRIGSYSGLVYSADMADPKISQFNQTATERLTDISSIMLFFTLELNKLEDAVLEAKLAQSPRFAHYRPWLRDLRAFRPHQLPDEIEKLLHEKYVAGRAAWTRLFDETFAGLRFTIDGKEVTSAEALHLLSDRQSAVRAKAAAALSDVFARNIRLFALITNTLAKDKEIEDRWRKYPTPASSRHLSNAVEAPVVDALVTAVRAAYPKLSHRYYALKAKWFGVEALDFWDRNAPLPDDGDRAISWDEARETVLGAYGDFSPELAAIGKRFFDQAWIDAPVRPGKSPGAFAHPTVPSAHPYLLLNYQGKTRDVMTLAHELGHGVHQVLAAGQGALMADTPLTLAETASVFGEMLTFQALLRKEVDPKRRKVLLASKVEDMINTVVRQTAFYEFERRVHDERRQSELTAERIGEIWLDIQRESLGPAIRLGPGYETYWCYIPHFIHSPFYVYAYAFGDCLVNSLYAVYQGAEAGFQQKYFDMLKAGGTLRHKELLAPFNLDASDPTFWSKGLGVVSGFIDQLEAM
- a CDS encoding phasin family protein, producing the protein MIDEPNTEFTPPFDAFEASQQIIEFWRQATNLPLTIAIEGLRFSARRLRAQADHLALLAGSGDATAVLKEQTAFVEQTLADYRDEATVVAKEIGDPIATLEEAA
- a CDS encoding DUF2312 domain-containing protein → MAEVVGIAGEQLRQFVARIERLEEEKAALTADIREVYAEAKGNGFDTKVLRQVIKLRKIDKAERQEMDAILELYLEALGMMAGGGGEE
- a CDS encoding DUF1244 domain-containing protein, with protein sequence MDEETRTKLESAAFRRLLDHLRERHDVQNIDLMNLAGFCRNCLSNWLKDAADAQGVPLTKDGAREQVYGMPYDDWKALHQKEANPDQLAKFAAAPKA
- a CDS encoding ATP-binding protein codes for the protein MTRTVDPVQPPPAEATRRDRAVARAQEGEDNVPGRLRALLWPMAGFLMAFALLIVDLFFDLQMALAFGLAAAAVIVLGALSVHHHMGEIERRRQALTRAGAQANEANRAKSQFLAVMSHELRTPMTGMIGTLDLLRETSLTPAQRRLTETLAGSSTALLTVLNDILDFSKIEAGMLQIETLDFRLCDSLGATLNLFRAQAERKGIRLVGEIATDVPPVIRSDPTRLRQILTNLIGNAVKFTDSGQVDVRVVKTGESPLRLRFEIQDTGVGISSEKQAALFQPFVQADAHTSRRFGGTGLGLAICSRLAAAMGGRIGLTSAIGLGSCFWFTITTEPGLEAAVDSSLAEEADPERATPPPAQARPAGGRLLVAEDNDVNRFLIEEHLRRRGYDVTMVEHGWAAVEAHRAQAFDIVLLDMRMPVMDGPTATKRIRALPPPACNVPIIALTADAMRDDAQRYLRSGIDALHTKPIDWDSLDLTIRRFLEDGGSRPKAPVLPPRPPGQAVDSQVDTQTIARLRQVMGDGGMVDLIAAFRATLANEGAKLHAAAAGQAAREVREAAHAIQGMAAELGARGVADIARTIRIDGAGALNGAALAERLESYDAMVAATLRRLDLLAEEHGTASVQMKA
- a CDS encoding beta strand repeat-containing protein, translating into MAIIYGTNGSDNFVGTANSDELYGNAEGTDPALDTGVDTISGLDGNDTIAGYGGTDTLTGGAGDDLIYGGDGNDTIDTGLGSPTAYFFGPHLAEYAYGDAGNDVLTGGDGGQLLEGGDGDDTLNGGLGDDILLSGFGVDHLDGGAGYDFGTLDRSNLTTTFIFDILAGPANDGTTVAGIENLTVQGGSGADQITALETADEIRGNDGDDTLNGLGGGDSIYGGDGTDTIDGGAGGDYLDGSSGDDTLSGGDGDDTIYAGTGLGDRIDGGDGFDYGNFERGDMVAGFALDATDGIAVLGIEELFVGGGSGADHVTGGGEIDRFYGLDGNDVLRGGGGGDELRGEVGNDVIEGGVGDDLLVGGDGNDRLYGGDGNDTMLTEYGASDRIDGGDGVDYGTFDRSARVSAFTLDATDGITVVGVEDLTVDAGARGDHVIGGGEVDRFYGRDGNDTLEGGAGGDELHGDAGNDTLDGGAGDDFLEGGAGDDVFVVDSTGDAAYENDGEGTELVRASASWVLGSFFENLTLTGLADIDGTGNDLANIVIGNDGANVLSGGAENDTIAGGAGADTINGGDGDDLLSTGGGATEGTTGLNTVDGGDGTDTLDYTDASTGVTANLATGNVLLGITAIANVSNVEFLVGSAFGDSLTGNDGANTLKGLDGNDTLDGGLGDDRLEGGKGDDTFVVNAAGDVTVEAGRAGTDTVLTVLGSFTLGSNFENLGYLGGGDFVGTGNTAANAIAGGGGNDTLTGASRNDTLTGNGGDDTLLGGRGADVMRGGTGNDTYMVDHLSDVVDEAGGSGTDLVQTSATHTLSAGVENLQQLGSATTTGTGNGLDNAMTGNNAINRLYGMAGNDTIGGGNGGDTLDGGDNNDTLSGNADDDTLLGGAGNDSLDGGAGNDDLRGGTGDDTYIVDAAGDTVSEAGGGGIDTVRSAVAFTLANGFENLVITTSVAVAGTGNASANTIIGGGGANVLSGLGGNDTLSGLGGGDTLNGGAGVDSLTGGGGNDIFVFAAGQAQGDTVGDFTGNGASAGDRFNFSGYGTAAAGATFVQVDATHWQINSADGTIHNTIILANAAAVHASDYAFI